A DNA window from Phragmites australis chromosome 11, lpPhrAust1.1, whole genome shotgun sequence contains the following coding sequences:
- the LOC133885171 gene encoding uncharacterized protein LOC133885171: MATRTCQAPAPTMPVVAGRASGGGGNGRVPTGTLPPPRRGQIKAKIVKDVIAAVAAMAAGLVKNGRDGGGLPVSDDADEE; encoded by the coding sequence ATGGCCACCAGGACCTGCCAGGCTCCAGCTCCGACCATGCCCGTCGTGGCAGGGCGCGcctctggcggcggcggcaacggcaGGGTGCCGACGGGgaccctgccgccgccgcggagggGCCAGATCAAGGCGAAGATCGTCAAGGACGTCATCGCCGCGGTCGCCGCCATGGCCGCGGGCCTCGTTAAGAACGGCCGCGACGGTGGCGGTCTCCCTGTCTCCGACGACGCCGACGAGGAGTGA